The Anoxybacillus flavithermus genome has a segment encoding these proteins:
- a CDS encoding peptidase produces the protein MFFHPMDFLILIAFGVSIWAQFKVKGNFSKWSDVPASSGLTGAEVARLILDRNGLYDVPVELVPGTLTDHYDPVARAVRLSEPVYYGRSIAAVSVAAHEVGHAVQHQQAYGALVLRHRMFPLVNFTSGIAPFLLFGGLLMQQFSLIGLGIILFSFAVAFQVITLPVEFNASSRAKDFMIAEGIIRNEEERGVNKVLNAAALTYVAAALISVLELIKYVLIFVQGNDED, from the coding sequence ATGTTTTTTCATCCAATGGATTTTTTAATTTTAATCGCATTCGGGGTATCGATTTGGGCGCAATTTAAAGTAAAAGGAAACTTCAGCAAGTGGTCAGACGTACCGGCTTCATCAGGTTTGACAGGTGCAGAAGTGGCGCGTCTCATTTTAGATCGCAACGGACTATACGATGTGCCAGTTGAGCTCGTTCCTGGTACGTTGACAGATCACTATGATCCGGTTGCACGTGCGGTTCGTTTATCAGAGCCGGTTTACTACGGCCGTTCAATCGCGGCTGTGTCTGTAGCTGCCCATGAAGTTGGCCATGCGGTGCAACATCAACAAGCGTATGGTGCGCTCGTTTTACGTCATCGTATGTTTCCACTTGTGAATTTTACATCTGGCATTGCGCCGTTCCTTCTTTTTGGTGGCCTTTTAATGCAACAGTTTTCATTGATTGGATTAGGGATCATTTTATTCTCGTTTGCCGTTGCATTCCAAGTTATTACATTGCCAGTTGAGTTTAATGCAAGCTCACGCGCCAAAGACTTTATGATTGCGGAAGGCATTATTCGCAACGAAGAAGAGCGTGGGGTAAATAAAGTATTAAACGCCGCAGCGTTAACATATGTTGCTGCAGCGCTTATTTCGGTGTTAGAATTAATTAAGTATGTGCTTATTTTTGTACAAGGAAACGATGAAGATTAA
- a CDS encoding NrdH-redoxin, translating into MITVYTTTTCPYCTLLKNFLAEHGIPFKEVNLHQHPEAVEYVVRSTGQMGVPQTEINGRWVIGFDPQRIMQLLQQ; encoded by the coding sequence ATGATTACAGTATATACGACAACAACATGTCCATATTGTACATTATTGAAAAACTTTTTAGCTGAACACGGCATCCCATTTAAAGAAGTGAATTTGCATCAACATCCTGAGGCTGTTGAATATGTTGTTCGATCAACTGGGCAGATGGGTGTGCCACAAACTGAAATTAATGGACGTTGGGTGATTGGATTTGATCCGCAACGCATTATGCAATTGTTACAACAATAA
- a CDS encoding sulfur reduction protein DsrE: MKKRVAIIAANGGLFDAYKVFNIATAAAATEAEVAIFFTFEGLNLIHKEAYKQLPLPEGKEQIQQGFAQANVPSIPELVSMAQEMGVKFIACQMTMDVMGLTKDQFVDGIDVGGAVTFLDFAKDADITLTF, encoded by the coding sequence ATGAAAAAACGTGTAGCTATTATTGCAGCAAATGGTGGTTTATTTGACGCATATAAAGTATTTAACATTGCAACAGCAGCAGCAGCAACAGAAGCAGAGGTAGCCATTTTCTTTACATTCGAAGGATTAAATTTAATTCATAAAGAAGCGTATAAACAACTGCCACTTCCAGAAGGAAAAGAACAAATTCAACAAGGATTTGCCCAAGCAAACGTGCCATCTATCCCAGAGCTTGTAAGTATGGCGCAAGAAATGGGAGTGAAGTTTATCGCTTGCCAAATGACAATGGACGTCATGGGATTAACAAAAGATCAGTTCGTTGATGGCATCGATGTCGGTGGAGCGGTGACATTCCTTGACTTTGCAAAAGATGCTGACATCACGTTAACATTTTAA
- a CDS encoding sulfurtransferase gives MKHILPQEVEQQLKEGRALSIIDVREDEEVAQGKIPGARHIPLGQLLERMNEIDKNEEHILVCRSGNRSGMACQLLESYGYRVVNMTGGMLEWTGEIER, from the coding sequence ATGAAACACATACTTCCACAAGAAGTCGAACAACAATTAAAAGAAGGGCGTGCGCTAAGTATTATTGATGTGCGCGAAGATGAGGAAGTAGCTCAAGGAAAAATCCCAGGGGCTCGTCATATTCCGCTCGGTCAACTGCTTGAGCGGATGAATGAAATTGATAAAAACGAAGAGCATATTCTTGTTTGCCGTTCAGGAAATCGAAGCGGTATGGCCTGTCAACTGTTAGAAAGTTACGGATACCGCGTTGTAAATATGACAGGCGGTATGCTTGAATGGACAGGTGAAATTGAACGATAG
- a CDS encoding sporulation protein YhbH, translating into MSRNFIVSKEDWSLHRKGHDDQKRHEEKVKEAIKNNLGDLITEESIIMSNGRDVIKIPIRSLDEYKIRYNYDKNKHVGQGDGDSQVGDVIARDGSGDGQKGPGKGQGAGDLAGQDYYEAEVSLMELEEALFSQLELPDLKKKQHADHVVQHIEFNDIRRTGLMGNIDKKKTMMAAFKRNALSGNPSFYPIYPEDLKFKTWNEVIKPDSKAVVIAMMDTSGSMGVWEKYMARSFFFWMTRFLRTKYETVDIVFIAHHTEAKIVTEEEFFTKGESGGTICSSAYRKALEVIETKYSPTKYNIYPFHFSDGDNLTSDNARCVKLVQELMKVSNMFGYGEVNQYNRHSTLMSAYKHIKDEKFRYYILKQKSDVLQAMRTFFRKEELKTLV; encoded by the coding sequence ATGAGTAGAAACTTCATTGTGTCAAAGGAAGATTGGTCCCTCCATCGAAAAGGCCACGATGATCAAAAACGGCACGAAGAAAAAGTGAAAGAGGCAATTAAAAATAATCTCGGTGACTTAATTACAGAAGAAAGCATCATTATGTCCAACGGTCGCGATGTCATTAAAATACCGATTCGTTCGTTAGATGAATATAAAATTCGTTACAACTATGATAAAAATAAGCATGTCGGCCAAGGCGATGGGGACAGTCAAGTTGGTGATGTTATTGCGCGCGACGGTTCTGGTGACGGTCAAAAAGGACCCGGAAAAGGGCAAGGAGCAGGTGATTTGGCAGGGCAAGATTATTATGAAGCAGAAGTATCTTTAATGGAACTAGAAGAAGCTCTGTTTAGTCAATTAGAGCTTCCTGATTTAAAGAAAAAGCAACACGCCGACCATGTTGTTCAACATATTGAGTTTAACGATATTCGCCGAACGGGATTGATGGGGAACATCGACAAGAAAAAAACGATGATGGCTGCTTTTAAACGAAATGCATTAAGTGGCAATCCAAGTTTTTATCCAATTTATCCCGAAGATTTAAAATTTAAAACGTGGAATGAAGTCATTAAGCCGGATTCGAAAGCGGTTGTCATCGCAATGATGGACACGAGCGGATCAATGGGCGTATGGGAAAAGTATATGGCTAGAAGCTTCTTCTTTTGGATGACGCGATTTTTACGGACGAAATACGAAACGGTCGATATTGTTTTTATCGCGCATCATACCGAAGCGAAAATTGTAACGGAAGAAGAATTTTTTACAAAAGGGGAAAGTGGCGGGACGATATGTTCATCAGCGTATCGAAAGGCACTTGAAGTAATCGAAACAAAATACTCGCCGACAAAATATAATATTTATCCGTTCCATTTTTCCGATGGCGATAATTTAACGTCTGATAATGCTCGTTGCGTCAAACTTGTGCAAGAATTAATGAAAGTTTCAAATATGTTCGGATACGGGGAAGTGAATCAGTACAATCGCCACTCGACTCTCATGTCAGCATATAAACATATTAAAGATGAAAAATTTCGCTACTACATTTTGAAGCAAAAGTCGGATGTGTTACAGGCAATGAGGACGTTTTTCCGAAAAGAAGAATTGAAAACGCTCGTTTAA
- a CDS encoding protein prkA — translation MDILKKIQKYREEEQKLKWEGTFAEYLEIVKEKPWVAQSAHSRVYNMIKDAGIEEVDGKKKYNFFSGQLFGLEEALERLVEEYFHPAAKRLDVRKRILLLMGPVSGGKSTLVTMLKRGLEAYSYTDRGAVYAIKGCPMHEDPLHLIPHHLRDEFYKEYGIRIEGNLSPLNMMRLEKEYGGRIEDVMVERIFFSEDKRVGIGTFSPSDPKSQDIADLTGSIDFSTIAQYGSESDPRAYRFDGELNKANRGIMEFQEMLKCDEKFLWHLLSLTQEGNFKAGRFALISADELIVAHTNETEYRSFIANKKNEALHSRIIVMPIPYNLKVSEEERIYEKMIRESDVADVHIAPHTLRVAAMFTILTRLKEPKRGDIDLVKKMRLYDGELVEGFNEVDVEELKKEYPDEGMSGIDPRYVINRISSCIIRKEVPSINALDVLRALKEGLEHHPSISKEDRERYLNFISIARKEYDEIAKREVQKAFVYSYEESAKTLMDNYLDNVEAYCNKAKIRDPLTGEEMNPDEKLMRSIEEQIGISENAKKAFREEILIRISAYARKGQRFDYNSHERLREAIQKKLFADLKDIVKITTSTKTPDEQQLKKINEVVARLIDEYGYNSTSANELLRYVGSLLNR, via the coding sequence ATGGACATTTTGAAAAAAATACAAAAATATAGAGAAGAAGAACAAAAATTAAAATGGGAAGGGACGTTCGCGGAGTATTTGGAAATCGTAAAAGAAAAGCCATGGGTAGCTCAGTCTGCTCATTCTCGCGTTTACAATATGATCAAAGATGCGGGCATAGAAGAAGTAGACGGAAAGAAAAAATACAACTTTTTTAGCGGACAATTGTTCGGGCTTGAGGAAGCGCTAGAGCGGCTTGTGGAAGAATATTTTCATCCAGCTGCTAAGCGATTAGATGTTCGAAAGCGTATTTTGTTGTTGATGGGGCCGGTAAGCGGAGGAAAATCAACGCTTGTGACGATGCTAAAGCGAGGGCTTGAAGCTTACTCATATACCGATCGCGGTGCTGTATATGCCATCAAAGGGTGTCCGATGCATGAAGACCCGCTCCATTTAATTCCGCATCATTTGCGTGATGAGTTTTATAAAGAGTACGGTATTCGCATTGAAGGAAACTTGTCGCCGTTAAATATGATGAGACTTGAAAAGGAATATGGTGGACGCATTGAGGATGTAATGGTCGAACGCATCTTTTTCTCGGAAGATAAACGTGTTGGGATCGGGACGTTCAGCCCGTCCGATCCGAAGTCACAAGATATTGCTGATTTAACAGGAAGCATCGATTTTTCGACGATTGCTCAATATGGATCGGAATCAGATCCGCGCGCTTATCGCTTTGATGGGGAGTTAAACAAAGCTAATCGCGGGATTATGGAATTTCAAGAAATGTTAAAATGCGATGAAAAGTTTTTATGGCATTTACTTTCTTTGACGCAAGAAGGAAACTTTAAGGCAGGACGATTTGCGCTTATTAGTGCTGATGAATTGATTGTTGCTCATACGAACGAAACCGAGTATCGTTCATTTATTGCGAATAAAAAGAACGAGGCGCTTCATTCGCGAATTATTGTCATGCCGATTCCGTACAATTTAAAAGTGTCAGAAGAAGAACGCATTTATGAAAAAATGATTCGTGAAAGCGATGTGGCAGATGTGCATATTGCCCCGCATACGCTACGAGTTGCTGCAATGTTTACCATTTTAACGCGTTTGAAAGAGCCGAAACGCGGTGATATCGACCTTGTGAAAAAAATGCGTTTGTATGATGGAGAGCTAGTCGAAGGATTTAACGAAGTAGATGTCGAAGAGCTGAAAAAAGAATATCCAGATGAAGGAATGAGCGGCATTGATCCACGTTATGTTATTAATCGCATTTCGTCTTGTATCATTCGAAAAGAAGTGCCGTCCATTAATGCGTTAGATGTATTGCGAGCATTGAAAGAAGGGCTAGAGCATCATCCGTCTATTTCAAAAGAAGATCGGGAACGTTATTTAAATTTCATTTCGATTGCAAGAAAAGAATACGATGAAATTGCAAAACGTGAAGTACAAAAGGCGTTCGTTTATTCGTATGAAGAATCAGCAAAAACGTTAATGGATAACTATTTAGATAATGTAGAAGCGTATTGTAACAAAGCGAAAATTCGGGATCCGCTCACAGGAGAAGAAATGAATCCAGATGAAAAACTGATGCGTTCGATTGAAGAGCAAATTGGCATTTCGGAGAATGCGAAAAAAGCATTTCGTGAAGAAATTTTAATTCGTATCTCAGCATATGCCCGCAAAGGTCAACGATTCGATTACAATTCGCACGAACGGCTGCGTGAAGCGATCCAGAAAAAGTTGTTTGCAGACTTAAAAGATATTGTCAAAATTACGACATCTACAAAAACACCTGATGAACAACAACTCAAGAAAATTAATGAAGTTGTCGCCCGGTTAATTGATGAGTATGGTTATAACTCTACTTCAGCAAATGAGTTGCTTCGTTATGTCGGAAGTTTGTTAAACCGATAA
- a CDS encoding tRNA (cytidine(34)-2'-O)-methyltransferase — protein sequence MALHVVLYQPEIPANTGNIARTCAATGTSLHLIRPLGFSTDDKMLKRAGLDYWDYVDVHYYDSLQELFDKYKEGEFFFITKFGKTYYTSFDYSDQTKDYFFVFGRETSGLPKDLIENNMERCLRIPMNEYVRSLNLSNTAAILVYEALRQQNFPNVF from the coding sequence GTGGCTTTACATGTCGTTTTATATCAACCAGAAATTCCAGCAAATACAGGAAATATCGCGCGTACGTGCGCGGCAACAGGCACATCGTTACATTTAATCCGTCCACTCGGATTTTCGACGGACGACAAAATGTTAAAACGTGCCGGATTAGATTATTGGGACTACGTTGATGTGCATTATTACGATTCATTGCAGGAACTTTTCGATAAGTATAAAGAGGGAGAATTTTTCTTTATTACGAAGTTTGGAAAAACGTATTACACATCATTTGACTATAGTGATCAAACGAAAGATTACTTTTTCGTTTTCGGTCGTGAGACGAGCGGATTACCAAAAGACTTAATTGAAAACAATATGGAACGTTGTTTGCGCATTCCGATGAACGAATATGTTCGTTCGCTTAACTTATCGAATACCGCAGCCATTCTCGTATATGAGGCGTTAAGGCAACAAAACTTCCCGAATGTATTTTAA